A stretch of Porites lutea chromosome 5, jaPorLute2.1, whole genome shotgun sequence DNA encodes these proteins:
- the LOC140939187 gene encoding probable G-protein coupled receptor 19 codes for MNSSNNTSECLTSPGRRAELYNYPLPIRSTTELTLEIVIGCVLFILGITGNGLVCYVISRSPRTRSSMYFLLVQLAVADILVCLVSIPLTLVSTQPIPFLLLQSDVSCKMVRFIQYLLLPASVNLLTVTAVDRFFQICYPLRFFNRDSKIKCLAFCSWIYAAILTLPEFYFISTRLVKHGDKVYVFCAVKETSKDAKLGTIYLAVRGILGFLTPLAIIITLYYKIIKTVWSRQTIRSRMRRNVIKSLAMVVIAFFLSWSPFSIISKHSILMKERYNSVSRAEIITFWIGLSASVYNPLIYAFYNKNFRDAFREVVLHRKTTKKMAFNIQSPVKLVKKPGKETETFGLQSETPILLKYSELTDLQNQRTENSHNL; via the coding sequence ATGAATTCGTCCAATAACACAAGCGAATGTTTGACAAGTCCCGGGAGAAGGGCCGAACTTTATAACTATCCTCTGCCGATAAGAAGTACAACGGAATTAACCCTTGAAATTGTTATAGGTTGTGTTTTGTTCATTCTTGGCATCACAGGGAATGGACTGGTCTGCTATGTGATCAGCCGCAGCCCTCGTACAAGATCATCAATGTATTTTCTACTGGTACAACTAGCCGTGGCGGACATCCTCGTTTGTTTGGTCTCCATTCCACTGACCCTTGTGTCCACGCAGCCAATACCGTTTCTGCTATTACAAAGCGACGTTTCCTGCAAAATGGTGCGCTTTATACAGTATCTTTTGCTACCTGCATCTGTCAACCTTCTTACCGTCACAGCAGTGGACCGCTTCTTCCAAATTTGCTACCCGCTGAGATTTTTTAACCGAGACAGCAAAATAAAGTGCCTCGCGTTTTGTTCGTGGATATACGCCGCGATTTTAACCCTCccagaattttatttcattagtACGCGACTGGTCAAGCACGGTGACAAAGTTTACGTATTTTGCGCAGTAAAGGAGACCTCTAAGGATGCAAAACTTGGTACCATATATTTGGCAGTTCGtgggattttaggatttttgaCCCCACTCGCGATAATAATAACCCTTTATTACAAAATTATCAAAACAGTTTGGAGCCGACAGACCATTCGAAGCCGAATGCGACGAAATGTGATCAAGAGTTTAGCGATGGTTGTTATTGCGTTTTTCCTCAGTTGGTCACCGTTTTCAATCATATCAAAGCACTCTATTTTAATGAAGGAACGTTATAATTCCGTTTCAAGAGCTGAAATAATCACATTTTGGATTGGATTGTCTGCGTCGGTGTATAACCCTCTGATTTATGCATTCTACAACAAGAATTTCCGAGACGCGTTTCGCGAAGTTGTCCTTCACAGGAAAACGACTAAGAAGATGGCGTTTAACATTCAGTCTCCAGTGAAGCTCGTTAAAAAGCCAGGAAAAGAAACTGAAACCTTTGGCCTACAAAGTGAAACACCCATCTTGCTCAAATACAGCGAATTAACGGATCTACAAAATCAGAGGACGGAAAATAGCCACAACCTCTAA